Proteins encoded in a region of the Syntrophorhabdales bacterium genome:
- a CDS encoding bifunctional acetate--CoA ligase family protein/GNAT family N-acetyltransferase, translated as MANLETMLNPKTVAVIGATEKEGAVGRIILENLSRSKSRKVFPVNPNRKRILEIETYSDIASVPEHVDLAIIATPAGSVPHLVEQCGASGIKGVVIISAGFKEMGEEGGRLETEIDEARKKYRMRILGPNSLGFVRPGFNATFLKGDPASGNIAFISQGGALGAAILDWAVDAGIGFSFFASVGSMLDIDFGDFIDFLGDDYPTKSILLYMERIGDAKKFMSAARAFARRKPIIILKSGRHTECSKAVQSHMSPMVPDDAVYDAAFRRVGVVRVREIAELFDAAEVLDSGRLPRGPKLAIITNEGGPAVLAADALVDLDGELATLSDDSSREIASFLPPDWSRANPIDIPWNAQVESYKKTLRVVLNDSMTDGVLMIYTPLESALSDQVAAAVAETAKDWLKPVITSWIGAKEVQNARRIFIQNNVPTYETPEEAVRAYVDMYQYKRNLDHLYETPAELSVREPRDKQELKANIKNILGEGRTVLNEMEAKHLLLRYGIPVVTSRFVENADAAVSIAEELGYPVLIKVVSPDITDTGNAGGIALAVDRGSSVKKACKSLIQTLKKQAPRAVLEGFSIERMIQSVDYKLILRSTKHKDFGAVIVFGMGGSAAEFNNDVSVGLPPLNDTLAKMLIEETKVHKMLQGCRGRSQADLKQLEKILVGFSNLVIDFPEIAEIEINPLAIAQGKAYALDTRIVLETEYMERGLRHPHLVITPYPERYTTSWKLPVGQDVLLRAIRPEDEPLLYELGTTVSKESLKKRFFSPFKDISHEWLIIFCNIDYERHVAIAAEITEAGKRKIIGVARLLMEPDFNSGEFTILIHDAYQHKGLGHKLMSMIIEIGREKELDEIVGNVLTDNDEMLKLARKMGFRSRWVPGGVSNVTLKLKDRT; from the coding sequence ATGGCAAATCTCGAAACGATGCTCAATCCCAAGACCGTAGCTGTCATCGGTGCAACTGAAAAGGAAGGTGCCGTCGGACGGATAATCCTTGAGAACCTGTCGCGTTCGAAATCGCGCAAAGTGTTTCCCGTAAATCCAAACAGAAAGCGAATCCTGGAGATCGAGACCTATTCAGATATAGCGAGTGTCCCGGAACACGTGGACCTCGCAATCATCGCAACCCCTGCCGGCTCAGTGCCTCACCTTGTCGAACAATGCGGTGCAAGCGGCATTAAAGGGGTGGTGATTATCTCGGCGGGTTTCAAAGAAATGGGGGAAGAAGGAGGAAGGCTGGAAACCGAAATAGACGAGGCCAGGAAAAAATATCGGATGCGTATCCTGGGACCAAACTCACTGGGGTTCGTGAGGCCCGGCTTCAATGCCACGTTTCTCAAGGGCGACCCGGCTTCAGGCAATATCGCCTTCATCTCACAGGGTGGCGCACTCGGCGCAGCGATCCTCGACTGGGCGGTCGACGCAGGCATAGGTTTTAGTTTCTTTGCATCCGTAGGATCTATGTTGGATATAGATTTTGGGGACTTCATCGATTTTCTGGGCGACGACTACCCTACAAAAAGCATCTTGCTCTACATGGAACGCATAGGAGACGCAAAAAAGTTCATGAGCGCCGCACGGGCGTTCGCACGCCGCAAGCCCATTATTATACTGAAGTCCGGCAGGCATACCGAATGTTCAAAAGCTGTACAATCGCATATGAGCCCCATGGTGCCTGACGACGCCGTATACGACGCAGCCTTCCGGAGGGTTGGCGTGGTGCGGGTCAGGGAAATAGCGGAACTCTTCGATGCTGCCGAGGTGCTCGATTCAGGGAGACTGCCGCGAGGCCCAAAACTTGCCATCATAACGAACGAAGGCGGTCCGGCCGTGCTGGCCGCCGATGCGCTCGTCGACCTCGATGGCGAGCTTGCAACGCTCTCCGACGACAGCTCGAGAGAGATTGCAAGCTTCCTGCCGCCGGACTGGAGCAGAGCCAATCCCATCGATATTCCCTGGAATGCGCAGGTCGAGAGCTATAAGAAGACGCTGAGGGTAGTGTTGAACGACTCAATGACTGACGGGGTACTCATGATTTATACACCTTTGGAATCCGCTCTATCTGACCAGGTTGCGGCGGCCGTGGCTGAGACAGCAAAGGATTGGCTAAAGCCCGTGATCACCAGCTGGATAGGCGCCAAAGAGGTCCAGAACGCGAGGAGGATCTTCATACAGAATAATGTTCCTACGTATGAAACGCCGGAAGAGGCGGTCAGGGCCTACGTAGACATGTACCAGTACAAACGCAACCTCGACCATCTCTATGAAACTCCGGCCGAACTGTCAGTGCGGGAGCCGCGAGACAAGCAAGAGCTTAAAGCAAATATCAAGAACATACTGGGCGAGGGCAGAACCGTGCTCAACGAAATGGAAGCCAAGCATCTCCTCCTCAGGTATGGAATTCCGGTTGTGACATCTCGGTTTGTTGAAAATGCTGACGCCGCAGTCAGCATAGCCGAGGAACTGGGCTATCCCGTACTGATTAAGGTCGTGTCGCCCGATATCACCGATACGGGCAATGCAGGCGGCATCGCGCTCGCCGTCGATCGCGGCTCATCAGTAAAGAAGGCATGTAAGTCACTCATACAAACCTTAAAGAAGCAAGCTCCGCGCGCCGTGCTCGAGGGTTTCTCAATCGAACGCATGATCCAGAGCGTGGACTACAAGCTTATCCTGCGATCTACGAAACACAAGGACTTTGGTGCTGTCATCGTCTTCGGGATGGGAGGATCAGCTGCGGAGTTCAACAACGATGTTTCGGTGGGCCTTCCGCCGCTAAATGATACGTTGGCCAAGATGTTGATTGAGGAGACGAAGGTACACAAAATGCTCCAAGGTTGCAGGGGCAGGTCTCAGGCTGATCTAAAACAATTGGAGAAGATTCTCGTCGGCTTTTCCAATCTCGTCATCGATTTCCCCGAAATAGCCGAGATCGAGATCAATCCGCTCGCCATAGCCCAAGGCAAGGCGTATGCTCTGGATACGCGCATAGTGCTTGAGACGGAATACATGGAGCGCGGCTTGAGGCACCCTCATCTGGTCATCACACCGTACCCCGAACGATACACCACGAGCTGGAAATTACCAGTTGGTCAGGACGTACTGCTCAGGGCAATACGGCCTGAGGATGAGCCGCTGCTCTATGAGTTGGGCACCACCGTCTCAAAAGAAAGCCTCAAAAAAAGGTTCTTCTCGCCCTTCAAAGATATATCGCACGAATGGCTCATCATCTTCTGCAACATAGACTATGAGCGGCACGTGGCAATCGCTGCGGAGATTACAGAAGCAGGCAAGAGAAAGATAATTGGTGTGGCGAGGCTTCTCATGGAGCCGGACTTCAATTCGGGCGAGTTCACAATCCTCATTCATGATGCCTATCAGCATAAAGGATTAGGACACAAACTGATGAGTATGATCATCGAGATAGGCCGTGAGAAAGAACTTGACGAGATTGTGGGTAACGTGCTGACGGACAACGATGAGATGCTTAAGCTTGCACGGAAGATGGGATTCAGGTCGCGGTGGGTACCAGGTGGAGTAAGCAACGTCACGCTGAAGCTGAAAGATCGTACATAG
- a CDS encoding acyloxyacyl hydrolase: protein MTRLMAGFCLASLSMFYAASSFSAEQAMSVGYGFGLFNLHKHMGHIEGGEMYDFFQVAYLYERGSGLKNLNITAQPWVAYVNRPNDGSDVGFNLGIRYYPVRMEELRPFLSAGVGAAYTTIGFEEQGTRFLFILQAGVGLRYKNFFIEDTLRHYSNGHTSSPNRSVHANIITIGYYF, encoded by the coding sequence ATGACAAGATTGATGGCAGGTTTTTGTCTTGCAAGTCTTTCTATGTTTTACGCCGCCAGCAGTTTTTCAGCGGAACAGGCCATGTCAGTCGGTTACGGTTTCGGGCTGTTCAACCTGCATAAACATATGGGACATATCGAGGGCGGAGAGATGTACGATTTCTTTCAGGTAGCCTATCTCTATGAAAGAGGTTCGGGCCTGAAGAATCTTAACATTACCGCGCAGCCATGGGTAGCGTACGTGAACAGACCTAACGATGGCAGTGACGTAGGCTTTAATTTAGGGATACGGTACTACCCTGTCAGAATGGAAGAATTGCGACCTTTTCTGAGTGCGGGAGTGGGCGCGGCCTATACCACCATCGGTTTCGAGGAACAGGGAACCCGCTTCCTGTTCATACTGCAGGCGGGGGTCGGCCTTAGATACAAGAACTTCTTTATTGAGGATACGCTCAGGCATTACTCAAACGGACACACGTCCTCACCGAACAGGTCAGTTCATGCCAACATCATCACTATTGGATACTATTTCTAG
- a CDS encoding ATP-binding cassette domain-containing protein codes for MDAPLIELDNVTKRFGDKTVLDRVNLKIYENQVTTIIGKSGTGKSVLLKHIIGLLNPDEGTILYRGRPLHQMKRREREEYRSRIAYVFQNNALLDSVTVLENVMLPLRQTTHLSMKEIKERARNKIEELDLGDSIEKYPSELSGGMQKRVALARAWVTEPKIVLFDEPTSGLDPIRKNSILSMIAHARRKLGFTAVVISHDIPDIFFISDRVAILWEGRVGFDGASQEALGLKHPIIDEFLRSLEGFEDELTGLLSREVFRTYYGALLAGDTGMPTNSAVLFSVDLDPLQDALGPVAASEVLRFLGEYVKASFRPIGGFSVRSSREQMLTILPHTSRDEAEQLVMRFGQALAREGLTTIERRAQLAPGTEAHLEVNVRAGVTDVSPTDDIGRIIEKACSNQRIVATHHYNLPTGA; via the coding sequence ATGGATGCACCTCTGATAGAACTCGACAATGTCACCAAGCGGTTTGGCGATAAGACGGTGCTCGACAGAGTTAACCTCAAGATATATGAAAATCAGGTCACGACGATAATCGGCAAAAGCGGCACCGGCAAGAGCGTGCTCCTCAAGCATATCATCGGTCTCCTTAATCCGGACGAGGGCACTATTTTGTACAGAGGAAGACCACTTCATCAAATGAAGAGGCGCGAACGAGAGGAGTACAGAAGCCGGATTGCGTATGTGTTTCAAAATAATGCTCTCCTCGACTCAGTGACGGTACTCGAAAATGTGATGCTGCCCCTCAGACAGACTACGCACCTCAGTATGAAAGAGATCAAAGAAAGAGCAAGAAACAAGATAGAAGAATTGGACCTTGGTGATTCCATCGAAAAGTATCCTTCGGAGCTCTCAGGCGGCATGCAGAAAAGGGTTGCTCTGGCACGGGCATGGGTGACAGAGCCGAAGATCGTGCTGTTCGATGAGCCGACATCGGGCTTGGACCCCATCCGCAAAAATTCGATCCTGAGCATGATTGCCCACGCGAGAAGGAAGCTCGGCTTCACTGCCGTTGTCATCTCCCATGACATTCCTGACATCTTTTTCATCTCCGACCGTGTAGCAATCCTTTGGGAAGGGAGAGTCGGTTTCGACGGGGCGTCCCAGGAGGCGCTCGGGCTGAAGCACCCGATTATCGATGAGTTTCTGCGCAGTCTGGAGGGATTTGAGGATGAATTAACGGGCTTGCTCTCGCGGGAAGTATTCCGGACATATTACGGAGCGCTGCTCGCAGGCGACACGGGCATGCCTACTAATTCAGCGGTGCTCTTCAGTGTGGATTTGGATCCGCTGCAGGATGCACTGGGACCGGTTGCAGCGTCGGAAGTCCTGAGGTTCCTCGGTGAATATGTCAAGGCCAGCTTCAGGCCCATAGGGGGGTTTTCTGTCCGCAGCAGCAGAGAACAAATGCTGACGATCCTGCCGCACACCAGCCGGGATGAGGCGGAGCAGCTGGTGATGCGTTTTGGTCAAGCATTGGCGCGGGAGGGCCTTACAACAATCGAGCGCAGGGCTCAGCTGGCGCCTGGAACTGAAGCGCACCTGGAAGTTAACGTTCGTGCGGGGGTGACGGACGTCTCGCCCACAGATGATATTGGTAGGATAATCGAGAAAGCTTGTTCCAACCAGCGGATCGTCGCAACGCACCACTACAACCTCCCAACCGGCGCCTGA
- a CDS encoding trypsin-like peptidase domain-containing protein, with protein MAEVFGRVDGSVAVIVTAHKISSGSTGIQQTMGFGVGSGVLVSESGHVITSAHLVNTADEIQVKLSGSEAVNARVVASATFADVSLLQLESVPKQAVVAKLGDSEKVRVGDEVFVVGTPYGLSHTLTAGHISGRHKLDRVSAAFDLGELFQTDAAINEGNSGGPLFNMAGEVIGIARYIITRSGGSEGLGFAVTSNTARRLLLEQTSFWFGFDGIVLQDEMAAAFNLPQSTGFLVQQVADNSPAARLGLRPGMVKAQIGLNEMFLGGDVILEVVGIQIADGCYDKIQNRLSQMKQDDIITVKVLRAGRIVHLSANRGR; from the coding sequence ATGGCTGAGGTATTTGGGCGGGTGGATGGTTCGGTGGCGGTGATTGTGACGGCGCACAAGATTTCTTCCGGTTCCACAGGCATCCAGCAGACGATGGGTTTTGGCGTTGGTTCCGGTGTTCTCGTTTCGGAGAGTGGTCATGTGATCACCTCGGCTCACCTGGTCAATACCGCTGATGAGATTCAGGTCAAATTATCGGGCAGTGAAGCAGTTAACGCCCGTGTCGTAGCATCGGCGACATTTGCAGATGTCTCATTGCTGCAGCTTGAATCAGTACCGAAGCAGGCTGTGGTGGCAAAGCTTGGTGATTCCGAAAAAGTTAGGGTTGGTGACGAGGTCTTCGTGGTGGGCACCCCGTACGGACTAAGCCATACACTGACAGCGGGTCATATAAGCGGCCGCCACAAACTGGATAGGGTATCGGCCGCGTTCGATTTGGGCGAGTTATTCCAGACGGACGCCGCTATCAACGAGGGCAATTCCGGAGGGCCCCTGTTTAACATGGCCGGCGAAGTCATTGGAATAGCCCGTTACATTATTACAAGATCAGGTGGCTCCGAAGGGCTGGGATTTGCTGTTACATCGAATACCGCAAGGCGCTTATTGCTGGAGCAGACTTCGTTCTGGTTCGGCTTCGACGGCATCGTGCTCCAGGATGAAATGGCCGCCGCCTTCAATCTTCCCCAATCCACAGGATTTCTCGTCCAGCAGGTTGCAGACAATTCTCCGGCTGCGCGATTAGGCCTTCGGCCTGGGATGGTCAAGGCTCAGATCGGCCTGAACGAGATGTTTCTTGGAGGTGACGTCATTTTGGAAGTCGTTGGGATTCAGATCGCCGACGGCTGCTATGACAAAATCCAGAATCGACTCAGTCAGATGAAACAGGATGATATTATCACGGTGAAGGTTCTGCGAGCGGGGCGGATAGTGCATTTGAGTGCAAATCGTGGGCGATGA